A genomic window from Halobellus ruber includes:
- a CDS encoding aldo/keto reductase encodes MSVDYRRLGSTGTRVSELCFGTWRFGRETDGTVETTRKDAHRLLDAFADAGGNFIDTANVYGDPSGRSESWIGDWLADRDRSQYVLASKVYFGFDPDNPNGSGLSRTHVRNQIEGTLDRLGTDYLDLYYIHRWDDETPIEETLRTLNRLVEEGKVNYLGASTMAAWKLTKALWKSDVHDWERFEVTQPLFHAGYYDDVKEYLDVCGDQELAVCPYSPLAGGFLTGKYERADPDDPERVVAPDGSRGSIDDQFSDYYLSARGWHVLDAIRGVADEEGATPAQVALRWLMAYPDATVVPIIGARTVDQLEENLGAADVSLSRDQWDRIFEARYDEAGQRFGHRD; translated from the coding sequence ATGAGCGTCGACTACCGACGGCTCGGATCCACGGGGACGAGGGTCTCGGAGCTCTGCTTCGGCACCTGGCGGTTCGGCCGGGAGACCGACGGCACGGTCGAAACCACGAGGAAGGACGCCCACCGCCTGCTTGACGCCTTCGCCGACGCGGGCGGGAACTTCATCGACACCGCCAACGTCTACGGCGACCCCAGCGGCCGCAGCGAGTCGTGGATCGGCGACTGGCTCGCCGACCGCGACCGCTCGCAGTACGTCCTCGCCTCGAAGGTGTACTTCGGGTTCGACCCCGACAACCCCAACGGCTCGGGGCTGTCGCGGACGCACGTCCGGAACCAGATCGAGGGGACCTTGGATCGGCTCGGTACCGACTACCTGGACCTCTACTACATCCACCGGTGGGACGACGAAACCCCGATCGAGGAGACGCTCCGGACCCTGAACCGGCTGGTCGAGGAGGGGAAGGTAAATTACCTCGGCGCGTCGACGATGGCGGCCTGGAAGCTCACGAAGGCGCTGTGGAAATCCGACGTCCACGACTGGGAGCGCTTCGAGGTCACCCAGCCGCTGTTCCACGCCGGGTACTACGATGACGTGAAGGAGTACCTCGACGTCTGCGGCGATCAGGAACTGGCGGTCTGTCCGTACTCGCCGCTCGCGGGCGGGTTCCTCACCGGGAAGTACGAGCGCGCCGACCCCGACGACCCCGAGCGGGTCGTCGCGCCCGACGGCTCCCGCGGGTCGATCGACGACCAGTTCAGCGATTACTATCTCTCCGCGCGCGGGTGGCACGTCCTCGACGCGATCCGGGGGGTCGCCGACGAGGAAGGCGCCACCCCCGCACAGGTCGCGCTCCGGTGGCTGATGGCGTACCCCGACGCGACGGTCGTCCCCATCATCGGCGCGCGGACGGTCGACCAACTCGAGGAGAACCTCGGCGCCGCCGACGTGTCGCTCTCACGCGACCAGTGGGACCGGATCTTCGAGGCCCGCTACGACGAGGCGGGACAGCGGTTCGGCCACCGGGATTGA